The following nucleotide sequence is from Armatimonadota bacterium.
GAGATCCCCGGCCGGGGGCCGATGTGCGGGCTGCTCACCGGGCTGCGCGCCATCCGTCACCAGCGCGCCCTGGTCCTGGCGGTGGACATGCCCCTGGTGACGGTCGACTTCCTTAAATACCTGGCTAAGGCGGGGGCGGAGGCGGACATCACCCTGCCGCGGTGGGAGCGGATCGAGCCACTGGTCGGGAGCTACGCCCGAAGCTGCATCCCGCCGCTTGCCGCCTCCCTGGAGCAGGGGCGGGACTCGCTGGCCGACTTTGTGCAGTCCACCACGCTGACAGTGCGCTTCGTCGGGGAGGAGGAGGTCCGCCGCTTCGACGATCCTCGCCGCCTCTTCTTCAACATCAACGTCCCCGAAGACGTGGAGGCGGCAGAGGTCCTGCTGGGAGGGAGGAGATGATGGGGGCGGGCAGCATGTCGCCTGTAGGAGCGAAGACACCGGCGGCTACGTCGGTGCATCAGGCACGGGCCCGGATCCTGGAGGCCGTCCCGCGCCTGCCCGCTGAGGAGGTTCCCCTGGCGGAAGCAGCAGGGCGGGTGCTGGCTGCAGACATCGTGGCGCCCCGCGACCTCTGGCCTTTTCCCCGCGCGGCCATGGACGGCTACGGTCTGCGGTCGCAGGACGTGGCCGCCGCTTCCCCCGCCCACCCCGTGGGCCTGCGGGTCAGCGGGGCCGGCTTCGCCGGCGCCGCGGATCCTCCTCGGGTTGATGCCGGTACCGCCGTGCGTGTAGCCACCGGGACGCCGGTGCCGGAGGGCGCAGACGCCGTGGTGCCCTTCGAGGACGTGGAGGTGCAGGGGGACACCGTCTGGGTACGCTCGTCCCTCCCCGCCGGACGCCACGTCTTCCCCGCCGGCGAGGACGCCCGGCGAGGCGAGGTCGTACTGGCCGCCGGGACGACCCTGCGCGGAGGCCACCTGGGCCTGCTGGCCAGCCTGGGGGTCGTCACCGTGGAGGTGGTACGCCGCCCCCAGGTGGCGATCCTGGCGGTGGGTGACGAACTGGTCGAGGCCGGATCCGCCCTCCGCCCGGGGCAGGTGGTGGAGAGCAACTCTTACGCGCTGGCGGCCGAGGTGACCTCTGCCGGGGGCATCCCCCTGCGCCTGGGGATCGCCCGGGACGACCTGGACGACCTGACCTCCCGCATCCGTACGGGACTGCAGGCCGATGTGCTGATCACTACCGCCGGCATGTCTGTGGGCGAGCGGGACCTGGTGAAGGAGGCGATGCGCCGCGCGGGGGTGGACCTGCTCTTCTGGCGCGTGCCCATGAAAC
It contains:
- a CDS encoding molybdenum cofactor guanylyltransferase, giving the protein MTPVSGILLAGGRGVRFRGDKRMARVRGIPLLAWTAALLGSVAEDVVVVTRDEVGLRGRWHYLRDEIPGRGPMCGLLTGLRAIRHQRALVLAVDMPLVTVDFLKYLAKAGAEADITLPRWERIEPLVGSYARSCIPPLAASLEQGRDSLADFVQSTTLTVRFVGEEEVRRFDDPRRLFFNINVPEDVEAAEVLLGGRR